One region of Halohasta litchfieldiae genomic DNA includes:
- a CDS encoding S9 family peptidase — protein MYDIERYLNVRSAFGASFGPEGDRLCFRLNTTGTPQLWSLTSPRGWPDQHTFFEERVTFGSYSPERQEIIFGKDVGGNERTQFHRLDLTDGQIVDLTQHPDAKHRWGGWSHDGEQFAFTSNRREESVFDVYIQDRDAVGDEAELIFEGDGWLSLAGWSPDDSRLIVQQAYSGYDQDLYVLDIDSGEIDHLAPHEGSVRYSSPSWGPDGENIYLVTDRNTDTLRLERLAVDSGEFSVVETERREHHTGDEWNVGGLAVDEDSRRIVYGRNVEGYTEWTTGEIVAPDRIDPFPDPDLPEAVSGGVSFGPEGDQFAVTVTGDTENANFHVVDIKSGETERWTDAPTAGIPRDTFVESELVHYPTFDGRDIPAFFSLPNTDTGSGETPVIVDIHGGPESQRRPSFNSVKQYLLAHGYAVFEPNVRGSSGYGKSYASLDDVENRMDSVADIKAAVEWLHDHPAVDPDRIVAMGGSYGGFMVLAAMTEYPELWAAGVDIVGIANFVTFLENTGDWRRELREAEYGSLAADREFLESISPINRVEAIDAPLFVLHGANDPRVPVDEAEQIVEKARKQGVPVDKLVFEDEGHGITKLENRIEAYRAVVDFLETHVE, from the coding sequence GTGTACGACATCGAACGCTATCTCAACGTCCGCAGCGCCTTCGGGGCGAGCTTCGGCCCGGAGGGCGACCGGCTCTGCTTCCGGCTCAACACGACCGGCACCCCACAGCTCTGGAGCCTTACCTCGCCTCGTGGCTGGCCCGACCAACACACGTTCTTCGAGGAACGGGTCACCTTCGGCTCCTACTCGCCCGAACGACAGGAGATCATATTCGGCAAAGACGTCGGCGGCAACGAACGCACCCAGTTCCACCGGCTCGATCTCACCGACGGCCAGATCGTCGACCTAACCCAGCATCCCGACGCCAAACACCGATGGGGCGGCTGGAGTCACGACGGCGAGCAGTTCGCCTTCACGTCGAACCGCCGCGAGGAGTCGGTGTTCGACGTGTATATACAGGACCGTGACGCGGTCGGCGACGAGGCCGAGTTGATCTTCGAGGGCGACGGCTGGCTCAGCCTCGCCGGCTGGAGTCCCGACGACAGTCGACTCATCGTCCAACAAGCCTACTCCGGCTACGATCAGGACCTGTACGTCTTGGATATCGACTCGGGAGAGATTGATCACCTGGCGCCCCACGAGGGGTCGGTTCGCTACAGCAGTCCCAGTTGGGGACCGGATGGCGAGAACATCTACTTGGTCACCGACCGAAACACCGACACGCTTCGACTCGAACGCCTCGCCGTCGACTCCGGGGAGTTCTCCGTCGTCGAGACCGAACGCCGAGAGCATCACACCGGCGACGAGTGGAACGTCGGCGGACTGGCGGTCGACGAGGACAGCCGTCGAATCGTCTACGGTCGCAACGTCGAGGGCTACACCGAGTGGACCACCGGCGAGATCGTTGCTCCCGATCGGATCGATCCGTTTCCCGATCCGGACCTGCCGGAGGCTGTCTCCGGCGGCGTCAGTTTTGGCCCGGAGGGCGACCAGTTTGCGGTCACCGTCACGGGCGACACGGAGAACGCGAACTTTCACGTCGTCGACATCAAGTCCGGCGAGACCGAACGCTGGACCGATGCGCCGACCGCGGGGATACCCAGAGACACCTTTGTCGAATCTGAGTTAGTCCACTATCCGACGTTCGACGGACGAGATATTCCGGCGTTCTTCTCGCTGCCCAATACGGACACCGGCTCGGGCGAGACACCAGTCATCGTCGACATCCACGGCGGTCCAGAATCCCAGCGTCGACCCTCGTTCAACAGCGTTAAACAGTACCTACTGGCCCACGGCTACGCGGTGTTCGAACCCAACGTTCGGGGGTCATCGGGCTACGGCAAATCGTATGCGTCGCTCGACGACGTCGAAAACCGGATGGATTCGGTGGCTGACATCAAAGCTGCCGTCGAGTGGCTTCACGATCATCCCGCGGTCGACCCCGACCGGATCGTCGCAATGGGTGGCTCATACGGCGGCTTCATGGTACTGGCGGCGATGACCGAGTATCCCGAGCTGTGGGCCGCCGGTGTCGACATCGTCGGCATCGCCAACTTCGTGACGTTCCTCGAAAACACGGGCGACTGGCGGCGCGAGCTCCGGGAGGCCGAGTACGGTTCGCTTGCGGCGGATCGGGAGTTCCTCGAATCTATTTCGCCGATCAACAGGGTCGAAGCAATCGACGCGCCGCTGTTCGTCCTACATGGGGCGAACGATCCACGGGTTCCGGTCGACGAGGCCGAACAGATCGTCGAGAAGGCCCGCAAGCAGGGTGTTCCGGTCGACAAACTCGTCTTCGAGGACGAGGGCCACGGCATTACCAAACTCGAAAACCGGATTGAGGCCTACCGCGCGGTCGTCGACTTTCTCGAAACCCACGTTGAGTGA
- a CDS encoding phosphoribosylanthranilate isomerase: MARVKICGLTDPADLRAAIEAGADAVGIISSVSVDTPREVDRGTAAELVAEVPPFVTATLVTMPEDADHAVDLIRAIRPDAIQLHGEFDSDDIGYIRAETGIKVIPAIDYTDTERAHELDAAADAILVDSTTEDGAGGTGETHDWESTADLAETLTSPVVLAGGLTPDNVAEAVRVAAPFAVDVASGVEREPGQKDHTALATFVQNAGRELEVPV; this comes from the coding sequence ATGGCCCGCGTCAAGATCTGTGGACTCACCGATCCCGCCGACCTCAGAGCGGCAATCGAAGCCGGTGCTGATGCCGTGGGGATTATCTCCTCGGTCTCGGTCGACACCCCACGGGAGGTCGACCGTGGCACGGCCGCCGAACTCGTCGCCGAGGTGCCACCATTCGTCACCGCAACCCTCGTGACGATGCCCGAAGACGCCGACCACGCGGTCGACCTGATCCGAGCGATCCGCCCCGACGCGATCCAACTCCACGGCGAGTTCGACAGCGACGATATCGGCTACATTCGGGCCGAGACCGGGATCAAGGTCATTCCAGCCATCGACTACACCGACACCGAACGTGCCCACGAACTCGACGCCGCGGCCGACGCGATTTTGGTCGACTCGACAACCGAGGATGGGGCTGGCGGAACGGGCGAAACCCACGACTGGGAGTCGACCGCCGACCTCGCCGAAACCCTCACCTCACCAGTCGTGCTGGCGGGTGGCCTGACCCCCGACAACGTCGCCGAGGCGGTGCGAGTCGCCGCACCGTTTGCGGTCGACGTCGCCTCCGGTGTCGAACGCGAACCGGGACAGAAAGACCACACCGCGCTGGCGACTTTTGTTCAGAACGCAGGCCGAGAGCTGGAGGTGCCGGTGTGA
- a CDS encoding glycosyltransferase has translation MRVAFVSMYTLHTRDTSVTRRLARLSGLLADRGHDVHVLCGRWWDGSHPTFEQDDITYRAVDGDFSSRLFVSKLPFALRRTKPDIVHVPNSPVGHGRAAKAACRLLRVPLVVDWWADQIDESDGDYRKLARSADVIVAPSETVKTIVREHGGPEDAISVIPPSIDFDLVESSDVDNRFDYVYSRRLDADANVETFLLALAELRTREWRAAVIGSGPALEGAKRTAKDLRIGDRIAFLGELPEAERVPIFKGAQVFAQTATHEPFAAELLWGLACGCVGISEYQVDSAAHELIEHKSRLPGTRGSLVSTPQELADEIIAAEMMDHETVNPNYEQYDHDPIIDQYLECYEAAIEDYGFF, from the coding sequence ATGCGTGTCGCGTTTGTCTCGATGTATACGCTTCACACGCGTGACACCTCTGTGACCCGCCGACTGGCACGACTGTCGGGCCTGCTGGCCGACCGGGGCCACGACGTCCACGTGCTCTGTGGCCGGTGGTGGGACGGCTCACATCCGACGTTCGAACAGGACGACATCACCTATCGAGCGGTCGACGGGGATTTCTCCTCGCGCCTGTTCGTCTCCAAACTCCCGTTTGCACTCCGCAGAACCAAGCCGGATATCGTCCACGTTCCGAACAGCCCGGTCGGCCACGGGCGGGCGGCGAAGGCCGCCTGCCGGCTGCTCCGCGTCCCGCTGGTCGTCGACTGGTGGGCCGACCAAATCGACGAATCCGACGGCGACTACCGAAAACTCGCCCGCAGCGCGGACGTGATCGTCGCCCCCTCCGAGACCGTCAAAACAATCGTCCGCGAACACGGTGGACCGGAGGACGCCATCTCGGTGATCCCACCGAGTATCGATTTCGACCTGGTTGAGTCAAGCGACGTCGACAACCGGTTCGACTACGTCTACAGCCGTCGACTCGACGCCGATGCCAACGTTGAGACCTTTCTGCTCGCGCTGGCCGAACTCCGCACCCGCGAGTGGCGCGCCGCCGTCATCGGCTCCGGCCCAGCATTGGAAGGGGCTAAACGCACCGCCAAAGACCTCCGAATCGGAGACCGAATTGCCTTCCTCGGCGAACTCCCCGAGGCAGAACGCGTCCCGATTTTTAAAGGCGCGCAGGTGTTCGCACAGACGGCCACTCACGAGCCGTTTGCGGCTGAACTGCTCTGGGGGCTGGCCTGTGGCTGTGTCGGCATCTCCGAGTATCAGGTCGACTCGGCGGCCCACGAACTAATCGAACACAAATCCCGACTCCCCGGAACCCGCGGCAGTCTGGTGTCGACGCCCCAAGAACTGGCCGACGAAATCATCGCCGCCGAAATGATGGACCACGAGACGGTCAATCCCAACTACGAGCAGTACGACCACGACCCGATCATCGACCAGTATCTCGAGTGTTACGAGGCCGCGATAGAAGACTACGGGTTCTTTTAA
- a CDS encoding amphi-Trp domain-containing protein gives MADKTHNETTLSRADAAEYLRSLGATLAGESGSWTVPVGNKRVEIQPDDEITVETTVDERSRMLGDDITSTTVELRWKESGESAEGGD, from the coding sequence ATGGCCGACAAAACGCACAATGAGACCACACTGTCGCGGGCAGATGCCGCGGAGTATCTTCGGTCGCTGGGAGCGACGCTCGCCGGCGAGTCGGGGTCCTGGACCGTGCCGGTCGGGAACAAACGTGTCGAGATCCAGCCCGATGACGAGATCACCGTGGAGACAACCGTCGACGAGCGCTCGCGGATGCTCGGCGACGATATCACGTCGACAACCGTCGAGTTGAGATGGAAAGAAAGCGGCGAGTCGGCCGAAGGGGGTGACTGA
- the trpG gene encoding anthranilate synthase component II gives MKVLVVDNYDSFTYNLVEYVSETRVPDGDGGFQPIDVTVLKNTATLDEIRAVDPDAILISPGPGHPKNERDVGVTMAVLREISTEVPTLGVCLGLEAAVYEYGGTVGHAPEPIHGKAYQVDHDGQGVYAGLDQGFQAGRYHSLVAELSEIPDCFEITATTDHKGEELVMGVRHREYPIECVQFHPESVLTAVGHDIIHNFLSGAAAVAETNEAAQPK, from the coding sequence ATGAAGGTGCTCGTGGTCGACAACTACGATTCGTTCACCTACAACCTCGTCGAGTACGTCTCCGAAACTCGCGTCCCGGATGGCGACGGTGGGTTCCAGCCGATTGATGTGACCGTCCTCAAGAACACGGCGACACTCGACGAGATCCGAGCGGTCGACCCTGATGCCATCTTGATCAGTCCCGGTCCGGGGCATCCGAAAAACGAGCGTGACGTGGGCGTGACGATGGCCGTGCTACGGGAGATCAGCACCGAGGTGCCGACCCTCGGGGTCTGTCTCGGTCTCGAAGCCGCGGTCTACGAGTACGGCGGCACGGTGGGCCATGCGCCCGAGCCAATTCACGGCAAGGCCTATCAGGTCGACCACGACGGACAGGGGGTCTACGCTGGCCTCGATCAAGGGTTTCAGGCCGGTCGCTACCACTCGCTGGTTGCGGAACTCTCGGAGATTCCCGATTGCTTCGAGATTACGGCAACGACCGACCACAAGGGCGAGGAGTTGGTGATGGGTGTTCGCCACCGCGAGTACCCCATCGAATGTGTCCAGTTCCATCCCGAAAGCGTGCTGACGGCTGTGGGGCACGATATCATTCACAACTTCCTGTCTGGGGCCGCGGCGGTCGCCGAGACGAACGAGGCCGCGCAGCCTAAATAA
- the trpE gene encoding anthranilate synthase component I, giving the protein MSSGSELLTFDRDREAFVDLIGKPDAPVVARVAVTLDVDTSPLATYAALADQSPYNFLLESAEKTASSDPDGAFAPETDAERHARYSFVGYDPEAIVSVYPDRTEVDRLGPAADLLVEAYKGDAATDGDILDRLRRGLPSIERLGFPETTRRQLSGGLVGFLAHETVYDLVLEDVGLDRPDSELPDAQFALTTRTVVFDDAEGTVKLVFTPVLDGSDDPGQRYDELRSEAVDIAQTLSEASEPEPGGFHRTGETAGPQDEYEEAVRTAKQHVLDGDIYQGVISRKRELTGEIDPIGLYEALRDVNPSPYMYLMAHDDLSIVGASPETLVSVQDREIVSNPIAGTCARGTSPVEDRRLAGEMLADGKERAEHTMLVDLARNDVRRVSESGSVSVEEFMSVLKYSHVQHIESTVTGRMADEYDVFDAARVTFPAGTLTGAPKVRAMEIIDDLERTPRGVYGGGVGYFSWSGDAEFAIVIRTATIDHSGGEDRITVQAGAGLVADSDPTAEYEETEQKMDGVLAAIEQIETEPQEAEQ; this is encoded by the coding sequence GTGAGTTCCGGTTCCGAACTACTGACCTTTGATCGAGACCGCGAGGCGTTCGTCGACCTGATCGGCAAACCGGATGCGCCGGTCGTCGCTCGCGTTGCAGTCACGCTTGACGTCGACACCTCGCCGCTGGCGACCTACGCCGCGCTGGCCGACCAGAGCCCGTACAACTTCTTGCTGGAAAGCGCCGAAAAGACCGCCTCATCGGACCCGGACGGCGCGTTCGCACCCGAGACGGATGCTGAACGCCACGCCCGCTACTCGTTTGTGGGCTACGACCCCGAAGCCATTGTCTCGGTCTACCCCGACCGCACCGAAGTCGACCGTCTTGGTCCGGCGGCCGATCTGCTGGTCGAGGCCTACAAAGGCGATGCCGCAACCGACGGCGACATACTGGACCGACTCCGGCGCGGTCTCCCCTCAATTGAACGGCTGGGATTCCCGGAGACGACCCGTCGACAACTTTCCGGCGGACTCGTCGGCTTTCTCGCTCATGAAACCGTCTACGACCTCGTCTTAGAGGACGTGGGACTGGACCGCCCCGACAGCGAACTCCCCGACGCGCAGTTTGCACTCACGACTCGAACGGTCGTCTTCGACGACGCCGAGGGAACCGTCAAGTTGGTGTTTACACCCGTGTTGGATGGGAGCGACGACCCCGGCCAGCGGTACGACGAGCTACGGAGCGAGGCCGTCGACATCGCCCAAACGCTCTCTGAAGCCAGCGAGCCCGAACCGGGTGGCTTCCACCGAACTGGCGAGACCGCAGGTCCGCAGGACGAGTACGAAGAGGCGGTCCGGACTGCCAAACAGCACGTCCTCGATGGTGATATTTATCAGGGCGTGATCTCTCGGAAGCGGGAACTAACGGGAGAGATTGACCCGATTGGCCTCTACGAGGCCCTTCGCGATGTCAACCCCTCGCCGTACATGTATCTCATGGCCCACGACGATCTCTCGATTGTGGGTGCGAGTCCCGAAACCCTAGTTTCAGTTCAGGATCGAGAGATCGTTTCGAACCCGATTGCGGGCACCTGCGCGCGCGGCACCAGCCCGGTCGAAGATCGCAGGCTGGCCGGTGAGATGTTGGCCGATGGCAAAGAGCGCGCCGAGCACACGATGTTAGTCGACCTCGCGCGCAACGACGTGCGCCGGGTTTCGGAATCCGGTTCTGTCTCCGTCGAGGAGTTCATGAGCGTCCTCAAATACAGCCACGTCCAGCACATCGAGTCGACCGTGACTGGCCGAATGGCCGATGAGTACGACGTCTTCGATGCGGCGCGCGTCACGTTTCCGGCGGGGACTCTCACCGGTGCGCCGAAGGTCAGAGCGATGGAGATCATCGACGACCTCGAACGCACGCCTAGAGGAGTGTATGGTGGCGGCGTCGGCTATTTCTCGTGGAGCGGCGACGCCGAGTTCGCTATCGTCATCCGAACCGCCACCATCGACCACAGCGGTGGGGAGGATCGAATCACGGTCCAAGCAGGAGCGGGGCTGGTTGCCGACAGTGATCCGACCGCCGAGTACGAGGAGACCGAACAGAAGATGGACGGCGTGTTGGCCGCCATCGAGCAGATCGAAACTGAGCCACAGGAGGCAGAGCAATGA
- the trpD gene encoding anthranilate phosphoribosyltransferase — translation MQDYIQRVTDGEDLTLDEARDAARLVFENATEAQIGALLTALRAKGETETEIAGFAQGMRDAARTIEPDRTPLVDTCGTGGDDYDTINVSTTSAIVAAGAGVPIAKHGNYSVSSSSGSADVLEVAGVTVDAEPPAVQDAIEADGIGFMLAPVFHPAMKAVIGPRKELEMRTIFNVLGPLTNPAGADAQILGVYSPELVPIIARALTKMPVDRALVVHGSGMDEIGIHDETTVAEVDGEEITEYTLTADDLGLDSAPIEDVAGGTPEANAADLEAILIGEEQGPKRDLILANAGAAIYIAGEAESLTEGVKAAAEAIDNGGAAAKLAALRGEPAETETDVEA, via the coding sequence ATGCAGGATTACATACAGCGAGTGACCGACGGCGAGGACTTGACACTGGACGAGGCCCGCGATGCGGCGCGGCTCGTCTTCGAGAACGCCACCGAGGCCCAGATCGGCGCGCTGCTGACCGCCCTCAGAGCAAAAGGCGAAACTGAAACTGAGATCGCCGGCTTCGCACAGGGGATGCGCGATGCCGCCCGGACCATCGAGCCCGACCGCACGCCGCTGGTCGACACCTGCGGCACCGGTGGCGACGACTACGACACGATCAACGTCTCGACAACCAGCGCCATCGTCGCCGCGGGCGCGGGCGTTCCAATCGCCAAACACGGCAACTACTCCGTCTCCTCGTCATCGGGCAGCGCTGACGTCCTCGAAGTCGCCGGGGTTACGGTCGACGCCGAACCACCCGCCGTGCAGGACGCCATCGAGGCCGACGGTATCGGGTTCATGCTCGCGCCCGTTTTCCACCCCGCGATGAAAGCCGTCATCGGCCCGCGCAAGGAACTCGAAATGCGGACCATCTTCAACGTGCTCGGCCCACTCACCAACCCCGCGGGAGCCGACGCCCAAATTCTCGGTGTCTATAGCCCCGAACTCGTCCCCATCATCGCTCGCGCACTCACCAAGATGCCAGTCGACCGCGCACTCGTCGTCCACGGATCCGGGATGGACGAGATCGGTATCCATGACGAGACTACGGTGGCTGAAGTCGACGGCGAGGAGATCACCGAGTACACGCTCACGGCCGACGATCTGGGCCTCGATTCGGCCCCAATCGAAGACGTCGCTGGCGGCACTCCCGAAGCAAACGCTGCCGATCTCGAAGCCATCCTCATCGGTGAGGAACAGGGCCCCAAACGCGATCTCATTCTCGCCAACGCTGGCGCAGCCATCTACATTGCAGGCGAAGCCGAGTCGCTGACTGAGGGTGTCAAAGCCGCCGCCGAGGCAATCGACAACGGCGGTGCAGCAGCCAAACTGGCCGCCCTCCGCGGCGAACCCGCCGAGACCGAGACGGACGTGGAGGCCTAA
- a CDS encoding DUF7289 family protein yields MISRRLASCLAAMASDGSTERDFPRGRGRSRRSDRGQSELVGTVLILGLSMAVIGTSVALGGVALGDLVSTAEANNVENGMSHLSSKLSLVALGDADSQRFSLGLMQEGSVSVQPDAGRITISNVTNDSRTELFDSDLGAIVYSGESRAVAYQGGGIWSKQDGTSRLASPPEYYYRGTTLTFPIIQVTGEGTVGGQPTGRITPVGVATDAVPNVSTPLDNGTIEVKIRSAYYEGWYEYFNQRTDGETLIYHANETVVSRLTVPDEIQLDTAVSTQSEYNPGNGNGNGNGNSADIDGSVEDNVAHRSAKPLIEQQVSDARGSGSGCLNDDGCTLTNGTYFYDGDLTLTNDTKIDTSGGDVTIVVDGTVDLQNHDIRVTDTTDNGVSYYINGSLRATGNAEVGTTSSEPEAERNVFYVADGFLDSSSGTGTINFDAVIYAPDAAVEATGNGQINGALVANSLDGGGSFGIDYDEDLAGTTIELTGAADLLTYLHVSHNTVRVDLN; encoded by the coding sequence ATGATATCCCGTCGACTCGCCAGTTGCCTCGCGGCGATGGCCAGCGATGGGTCGACGGAGCGGGATTTTCCACGTGGTCGAGGGCGCTCCCGGCGGTCGGATCGTGGCCAGTCCGAACTGGTGGGAACCGTGTTGATTCTCGGCCTCTCGATGGCGGTGATCGGGACGTCGGTCGCGCTGGGCGGGGTCGCACTCGGGGACCTCGTCTCGACGGCCGAAGCCAACAACGTCGAAAACGGGATGTCGCATCTGAGTTCGAAACTCAGCCTTGTTGCGCTCGGTGATGCGGACTCCCAGCGGTTCAGCCTCGGACTGATGCAGGAGGGGTCTGTGTCAGTGCAGCCGGATGCGGGGCGTATCACGATTTCCAACGTGACAAACGACTCTCGGACGGAGCTGTTCGACTCCGATTTGGGTGCGATTGTCTACAGCGGCGAGAGCCGTGCGGTCGCCTATCAGGGCGGTGGGATCTGGTCGAAACAGGACGGCACTAGCCGTCTTGCCTCGCCACCGGAGTACTACTACCGCGGGACGACGCTCACGTTCCCGATCATTCAAGTCACCGGTGAGGGTACGGTTGGCGGCCAGCCTACCGGTCGAATCACTCCCGTTGGTGTAGCCACTGACGCGGTCCCGAACGTGTCGACGCCGCTAGATAACGGCACTATCGAAGTGAAGATTCGGAGTGCGTATTACGAAGGCTGGTACGAGTATTTCAACCAGCGGACTGACGGCGAGACACTGATCTACCACGCAAACGAGACTGTGGTGTCGCGGCTCACTGTCCCCGACGAGATACAGCTCGATACTGCCGTCTCGACACAGTCTGAGTACAATCCGGGGAATGGAAACGGAAACGGGAACGGAAACAGTGCGGATATCGATGGCTCCGTCGAGGATAACGTCGCCCATCGCTCAGCCAAGCCCCTCATCGAACAGCAAGTTAGCGACGCACGCGGTTCTGGGAGTGGTTGTCTCAACGATGATGGGTGTACACTCACCAATGGGACCTATTTTTACGATGGTGATCTCACGCTGACTAACGATACCAAAATCGATACCAGCGGCGGTGATGTCACAATCGTCGTCGACGGAACGGTCGACCTCCAAAACCACGATATCCGCGTCACTGATACAACCGACAACGGCGTGAGCTACTACATCAACGGCTCGTTGCGCGCGACAGGCAACGCCGAGGTTGGGACTACGAGTTCGGAACCTGAAGCCGAGCGAAACGTGTTTTACGTCGCCGATGGATTCCTCGATAGTAGCTCTGGGACCGGTACCATCAATTTCGATGCGGTCATCTACGCTCCTGATGCTGCTGTCGAAGCGACGGGGAACGGCCAGATCAATGGGGCGCTCGTCGCCAACAGTCTTGACGGCGGCGGGAGTTTCGGTATCGACTACGACGAGGATCTCGCAGGCACCACCATCGAACTCACTGGAGCAGCCGACCTGCTTACCTACCTCCACGTCAGTCACAACACCGTTCGGGTCGACCTCAACTGA